Below is a window of Desulfarculaceae bacterium DNA.
CGGACGTGATCACCGCCGAGACCGGCCAACGCCTGGCCGCCACCGGCGGCCGGGTGGTGGAGGACGTATTCGGCGCGGTGAGCCACCTGGACTGGGACGCGCTGGTGGACGGGTTCCTCAAGAAGTAATAGATGCGGGCGCCCCTGGCGGGCGCCTGCCCAACTAGCCGATGAGGGCCAGGCGCTTGCGGGCGGCCTGGCCCCGGCACGTGGGGCACAGGGAAAGCTCCAGGCGGTCCAGCTTGTCCAGACCGGCCGAGAAGTTCATCAGACAGCGGGGCGCGCGGCAGTGGGTGAGGCCCAGGAGGTGGGCGGACTCGTGCAGGGCCACCTTGGCCGCCCGCTCCAGGAGCAGGGCGCGGGGCACGGGCTGGCTCCCCTCCCCTTGCCCCAGGCGGTGCAGGGAGACCACCGCGGCCCGGCCCTCCAGCTGGGCCTCGCCGAAAACGTGGCTGAGAAAGGGCAAGCAGAGGTCATGGCGGGTGAGCCCCAGGCACAGGGGGGGCGGCGTGGGCCGCTGGGCCAGCTCTTGCAGGATCAG
It encodes the following:
- a CDS encoding archaemetzincin, yielding MMDADHGMVPPAPPGALVEVVPLGAVNQTAAAVVAANLQAILGLDADLAPPAPEPEHALVPARGQYDASLILQELAQRPTPPPLCLGLTRHDLCLPFLSHVFGEAQLEGRAAVVSLHRLGQGEGSQPVPRALLLERAAKVALHESAHLLGLTHCRAPRCLMNFSAGLDKLDRLELSLCPTCRGQAARKRLALIG